From the genome of Methanomassiliicoccales archaeon, one region includes:
- a CDS encoding PLD nuclease N-terminal domain-containing protein yields the protein MYSDGMLDLLIWVLVVWLLVGAACAGYVYLDMRKAKEMKALWIIVAFLFAPVGLVLYVFLVKRKKAGYIYPPKPEYSDPQYKYEKSPPSAKEEKKAEKQVQQLEGISRCQECGAAISAHDFSCPKCGKKLR from the coding sequence ATGTACAGTGATGGGATGCTCGATCTGCTGATTTGGGTACTGGTAGTTTGGCTCCTGGTAGGAGCGGCTTGCGCAGGGTACGTGTACTTGGACATGCGAAAAGCGAAGGAGATGAAGGCGCTCTGGATCATCGTAGCTTTCTTGTTCGCTCCTGTGGGCCTGGTCCTCTACGTCTTCCTGGTCAAGAGGAAGAAGGCGGGCTACATATATCCACCTAAGCCAGAGTATTCCGACCCTCAGTACAAGTACGAGAAGTCTCCCCCCTCGGCGAAAGAGGAGAAGAAGGCGGAGAAGCAGGTGCAGCAGTTGGAAGGCATCTCCCGCTGCCAGGAGTGCGGCGCGGCCATCTCCGCGCATGACTTCAGCTGCCCCAAGTGCGGCAAGAAGTTGAGGTAA
- the purL gene encoding phosphoribosylformylglycinamidine synthase subunit PurL, which translates to MAIEALMTRRPEDFELFDIEVREANDEQLRQISEALSLSLSLEEMKSVQRYFAAKMRAPTDVELQSIGQAWSEHCCYKSSKRFLRDHIFNIHHPDVLMKGDAGVMAFDEEHAYALRIESHNHPSAIEPYGGAATGIGGIVRDVLCMGAQPIALVDPLFFGSIDYSGEVPAGTKHPKYLVGGVVAGIRDYGNRIGIPTVAGGVYFDDRYVGNCLVNVGCVGIAKRSDIVRNAVKGVGDVLILVGGRTGRDGIHGVTFASAELKATSEEESRGAVQLGDPIMKEPLIHACLEVNSRGLLHGMKDLGGGGLSCVVGEIALSGGCGAEVSLDKVPLKEVGLAPWEIWVSESQERMMLAVSEKNVKAILEVFELWDVPATVIGRVIKEQVVRLNFHGKRVFEMDLDFLTKGPEYCRPSCLQAPPSLVEEVMPKLPRDLTGVLLKLLADPNIASKEWVIRLYDHEVRGNTVIKPLQGKLGMRGPGDATVIKPLENSWRGLAIAVGVNPWFTSLDPYKGGQASVDEACRNIAAVGGMPHSLTDCLNFGNPEKPERLGEFREAVRGIGDVASVLNLAVPSGNVSFYNETARGACLPTATVLGVGIVPDIRKCVTTDLKEEGGPLYLLGDTKQEMAGSAFFRLLGGKGGEVPGVISSSLASSMSALLDCMDRGLVRSCHDLSDGGLGVSLAEMCIGGDLGANVDLKGIKDLPSTVKLFSESHSRWLVEVDKRKEDEWLQRMKAPCTRIGTVGGKVLVIEDNDVLVDVEVGELRRSWSEPLWKLLG; encoded by the coding sequence ATGGCGATCGAGGCTCTCATGACCCGGCGCCCGGAGGACTTCGAGCTTTTCGATATCGAGGTCCGAGAGGCGAACGATGAGCAGCTCAGGCAGATCAGCGAGGCTCTGTCCTTGAGTCTGAGCCTGGAGGAGATGAAGAGCGTCCAGCGCTATTTCGCCGCCAAGATGCGTGCGCCCACCGACGTGGAGCTTCAGTCCATCGGACAGGCGTGGAGCGAGCACTGCTGCTACAAATCATCCAAACGTTTTTTGCGCGATCACATCTTCAACATCCATCATCCAGACGTGCTGATGAAAGGGGACGCGGGCGTCATGGCCTTCGATGAGGAGCACGCCTACGCCTTGAGGATCGAGAGCCACAACCACCCTTCGGCCATCGAGCCCTATGGTGGAGCGGCCACGGGGATAGGGGGCATAGTGCGGGACGTGCTGTGCATGGGAGCGCAGCCGATCGCACTGGTGGATCCGCTGTTCTTCGGTTCGATCGACTACTCAGGGGAGGTTCCGGCGGGCACCAAGCACCCCAAGTATCTGGTCGGTGGGGTGGTGGCGGGCATCCGCGACTACGGCAACCGCATTGGTATCCCCACCGTGGCCGGGGGCGTGTACTTCGACGACCGCTACGTGGGCAACTGCCTGGTGAACGTGGGCTGCGTGGGCATCGCCAAGCGCTCCGACATAGTGAGGAACGCCGTCAAGGGGGTAGGGGACGTCCTCATCCTGGTCGGGGGAAGGACCGGCCGGGACGGCATACACGGTGTCACATTTGCCTCCGCGGAACTGAAAGCAACCTCCGAGGAAGAGTCCCGAGGGGCCGTGCAGCTGGGCGACCCCATCATGAAGGAGCCGCTCATCCACGCCTGCCTGGAGGTGAACTCGCGTGGCCTGTTGCATGGCATGAAGGACCTAGGTGGAGGGGGACTTTCTTGCGTCGTGGGCGAGATCGCCCTATCAGGGGGGTGCGGGGCGGAGGTCTCTTTGGATAAAGTACCTCTGAAGGAGGTCGGTCTGGCACCCTGGGAGATCTGGGTATCCGAGTCGCAGGAGCGAATGATGCTGGCCGTCTCGGAGAAGAATGTCAAGGCCATTCTGGAGGTGTTCGAGCTCTGGGACGTCCCCGCAACCGTCATAGGTCGGGTGATCAAGGAACAAGTGGTGCGCTTGAACTTCCATGGGAAGAGGGTGTTCGAGATGGACCTGGATTTCCTGACCAAAGGTCCGGAATACTGCCGTCCTTCTTGCTTGCAGGCTCCTCCCTCGCTGGTGGAGGAGGTCATGCCCAAGCTTCCCCGCGACCTGACCGGGGTGTTGCTCAAGCTGCTCGCAGACCCCAACATCGCCTCCAAGGAATGGGTCATCCGCCTCTACGATCACGAGGTGCGAGGGAACACGGTCATCAAGCCGCTCCAGGGCAAGCTGGGAATGCGAGGTCCGGGTGATGCCACGGTCATCAAGCCGCTGGAGAACTCCTGGCGAGGGTTGGCCATCGCAGTGGGGGTCAATCCCTGGTTCACTTCGCTCGACCCCTACAAGGGAGGGCAGGCATCGGTGGACGAGGCCTGCCGCAACATCGCCGCCGTGGGCGGGATGCCGCATTCGCTCACCGACTGCCTCAACTTTGGCAACCCGGAGAAGCCCGAGCGCCTGGGTGAGTTCCGGGAGGCGGTGCGAGGCATCGGGGATGTGGCATCGGTCCTCAACCTGGCCGTGCCTTCCGGCAACGTCAGCTTCTACAATGAGACGGCGAGAGGCGCCTGCCTCCCGACCGCCACAGTGCTCGGAGTGGGCATCGTGCCGGACATCCGCAAGTGTGTGACCACCGACCTGAAGGAGGAAGGCGGACCGCTCTATCTCCTGGGCGATACGAAGCAGGAGATGGCGGGCTCGGCCTTCTTCCGCTTGCTCGGCGGAAAAGGAGGAGAGGTGCCGGGAGTGATCTCATCCTCGCTCGCCAGTTCCATGAGCGCTCTGCTGGATTGCATGGACCGCGGCCTGGTGCGCAGCTGCCATGACCTCTCAGACGGTGGGCTTGGGGTCTCGTTGGCAGAGATGTGCATCGGCGGGGACCTGGGAGCGAACGTGGACCTGAAGGGGATCAAGGACCTGCCCTCGACCGTCAAGCTATTCTCCGAATCGCATTCCCGATGGCTGGTGGAGGTCGACAAGCGCAAGGAGGACGAGTGGCTGCAGCGGATGAAGGCTCCCTGCACGCGCATCGGCACCGTGGGAGGGAAGGTGCTGGTGATCGAGGACAACGACGTCCTAGTGGATGTGGAGGTCGGGGAGCTGAGGCGCAGCTGGTCCGAACCTCTGTGGAAGCTGCTGGGGTGA
- a CDS encoding AAA domain-containing protein — protein MDGNQVVAEQLTRYTERLRVYRDRMLHVDWRNRSILLRRIEKRWNFDLASLWREELDYVEDVLAKAVRTRGPTCLVRDSDQSEEAESVRSSLIQLERSSRLIFEETGVRDTYLGFPFLVGKAGKESVVRAPLILFPIVLERRREGLCGWYLNFLENEEPVVNRALVAALRKECGITLPEDVQDQIDDLLEGAPKEDVGSHLLLGMQGLLRHAGLDLRDAEAGEFVRSLQPMTAEDLARMQEEKLHLEGIPIIGSFPQGSTAIFRDYEDMLARAGAGEADQGIVDDLLEAPALRPGGTELAKKADIDSVPDREINLALPTDSSQDLVILEAQGSECIVVRGPPGTGKSQVIVNLITNALAKDEKVLVVCQKRAALDVVYQRLDRAGLADAAVLLHDARADRPGAYATLAKRVEGDPPGREERLEREFEDVSTQIDNTIAELNGIVKPMWAEYFGGARLQELYSAAMPGYLPRLGLGNVPNRLTKQSLRTLLQKLPNLQIGHWKYDAPTSVIAKRRSFAALDTNVRFDMEAALSRMTALALPSTMVLDTLEEQRSTLLCLDDYERLKPKFTRFLSGRWRRANRMMQRTSSLYPNDPRLAQMASLRLALNQGQELLSAMHDLQSWLRPEGAEEMRHLQRDPNALKGKLEAMRMALTEFDAIQEHDRLVSSLDSTGAEVLDMCARNLPITEGSWARTLEQEVIARWVGQIESQNQQLTGDPFHRYLELKWRLDDLLTRRRELFRKHLMLKVLDDARRPQLPPGEHHPNKRPETDWNRLLNEFTKKRRVKPARKVMEEFPFQMMRICPCWLVSPEAASDILPLKRGLFDLVIFDESSQLAVERALPSIYRGKRVVIAGDEKQLRPFDLFRSKDEDEQLDEVTEAESLLVLSMRIFTPRYLSWHYRSRYQELIDFSNHAFYDGNLEIAANVQRTFPSPPIEFVRVPGVWDERTNRAEAKKIVDVMATLLQDGERKGKLPSIGVITFNEPQRDLIEDLVDERRSKSQDFERLYSAATSSERNLDDRPFVKNIENVQGDERDIIVFSVGYAPDAQGQFRVQFGSLNQEGGENRLNVAVTRARERVIMVASFDPSSLPVEGVKNLGPKRLKEYLCYAQAVSEARHQEVQELLARLDSAPRSIQEAMVFSDLEKPLEMQVKEALEARGHRVDERVGFSGYRIDLAVVDPADESRYILGIECDGATFHSARSARERDVVRQRFLEERGWNIDRIWSRNWWRNRNAELDRLEARIGALSGERARSTKDKGEVRIGSLERQSKDLLAETKQPEDRRDRPPESLADELPGEDISPGKDDRSMKFIFYTQLQAANSKIAVQAAESLLDWAEEAGTKLWWREFHGVTTVTPYFKHKDTAHWFFSIRADGNVDLHFQYLKSPFESREKKLELLRRLNKFSELDIPEEYHNKVRAVRLQRLAKEGSIGGFLKVMEWYMNEVKRS, from the coding sequence GTGGATGGGAATCAAGTGGTCGCGGAGCAGCTGACGCGTTACACGGAGCGTCTGCGGGTCTACCGCGACAGGATGCTGCACGTGGATTGGCGGAACCGCTCGATCCTTCTCAGGCGAATCGAGAAACGCTGGAACTTCGATCTGGCTTCGCTCTGGAGAGAGGAGCTGGACTATGTGGAGGATGTGCTGGCGAAGGCGGTGCGCACCCGTGGACCGACCTGTTTGGTGCGGGACTCGGACCAGTCGGAGGAAGCGGAGTCGGTCCGCTCCAGCCTGATCCAGCTCGAACGGTCCTCGCGCCTCATCTTCGAAGAAACGGGCGTCCGGGACACCTACCTCGGCTTTCCCTTCCTAGTGGGCAAGGCTGGCAAGGAGAGCGTTGTCCGCGCACCGTTGATTCTATTCCCCATCGTCCTGGAACGCAGACGCGAAGGCCTCTGCGGTTGGTACCTCAACTTCTTAGAGAACGAGGAGCCGGTGGTGAACCGAGCGCTCGTGGCTGCTCTGAGAAAGGAATGCGGTATCACCCTCCCCGAAGACGTCCAGGACCAGATCGACGACCTGCTCGAAGGTGCTCCCAAGGAAGATGTGGGGAGCCACCTGTTGCTGGGGATGCAAGGATTGCTCCGCCATGCCGGTCTCGATCTGAGAGATGCCGAAGCAGGGGAGTTCGTCAGGTCATTGCAGCCTATGACTGCGGAGGACCTGGCGAGGATGCAGGAAGAGAAACTGCACCTCGAGGGCATACCCATCATCGGGTCCTTCCCTCAGGGCTCGACCGCCATTTTCCGCGATTACGAGGACATGCTCGCCCGAGCAGGGGCGGGAGAGGCGGACCAGGGGATAGTGGACGATCTGCTGGAAGCGCCCGCCCTCAGGCCGGGGGGCACGGAGCTGGCCAAGAAGGCCGACATCGACTCCGTCCCCGATCGAGAAATCAATCTTGCCTTGCCCACCGATTCCAGCCAGGACCTGGTCATCCTGGAAGCCCAGGGATCGGAATGCATCGTCGTGCGCGGACCTCCGGGCACGGGCAAGTCACAGGTCATCGTCAACCTCATCACTAACGCCCTGGCCAAAGATGAGAAGGTGCTAGTGGTGTGCCAGAAGCGGGCCGCTTTGGATGTGGTATACCAGCGCCTGGATAGAGCGGGTCTGGCCGACGCCGCCGTGCTGCTGCACGATGCCCGAGCGGACCGGCCGGGGGCCTATGCCACATTAGCCAAGCGGGTGGAGGGCGATCCTCCTGGACGCGAAGAACGCCTGGAAAGGGAGTTCGAGGATGTGTCCACGCAGATCGATAACACGATCGCTGAGCTCAATGGCATCGTCAAACCCATGTGGGCCGAGTACTTCGGCGGCGCGAGGCTCCAGGAGCTCTACTCCGCGGCCATGCCTGGTTATCTTCCTCGCCTAGGGCTTGGAAACGTGCCGAACCGACTCACCAAACAATCACTCCGCACCCTCCTGCAAAAACTGCCCAACCTGCAGATCGGACACTGGAAGTACGACGCGCCCACGTCGGTCATCGCCAAGCGCCGCTCGTTCGCCGCTCTGGACACCAACGTGCGCTTCGATATGGAGGCCGCGCTGTCGCGCATGACGGCATTGGCCCTGCCCTCGACCATGGTCCTGGACACCTTGGAAGAGCAGCGCAGCACCCTGCTCTGCCTGGACGACTACGAAAGGCTGAAACCCAAGTTCACCCGCTTCTTGAGCGGAAGGTGGAGAAGGGCGAACCGGATGATGCAAAGGACCTCTTCGCTCTATCCCAACGACCCACGCCTAGCCCAGATGGCTTCTCTGCGCCTGGCCCTCAACCAAGGACAGGAGCTCCTGAGCGCCATGCATGACCTGCAGTCCTGGCTTCGCCCCGAAGGAGCGGAAGAGATGCGCCACCTGCAGCGTGATCCCAACGCGCTCAAAGGGAAGCTCGAGGCCATGCGCATGGCCTTGACAGAGTTCGATGCCATCCAAGAGCATGACCGGCTGGTGAGTTCGCTCGATTCCACGGGAGCGGAGGTGCTGGACATGTGCGCCCGCAACCTGCCGATAACCGAGGGATCGTGGGCAAGGACCCTGGAACAGGAGGTCATCGCCCGCTGGGTCGGCCAAATCGAATCGCAGAACCAGCAGCTGACCGGTGATCCGTTCCACCGCTACTTGGAGCTCAAATGGCGCCTGGACGATCTCCTGACCCGAAGGAGGGAGCTATTCCGCAAGCATCTGATGCTGAAGGTCTTGGACGATGCTCGTCGACCGCAGCTGCCGCCCGGGGAACACCATCCCAATAAGCGCCCGGAGACCGACTGGAACCGTCTCCTGAACGAGTTCACCAAGAAAAGGCGTGTGAAGCCCGCTCGCAAGGTGATGGAGGAGTTCCCCTTCCAGATGATGCGCATCTGCCCCTGCTGGCTGGTCTCTCCTGAAGCTGCATCCGATATCCTGCCCTTGAAACGGGGGCTCTTCGACCTGGTCATCTTCGACGAGTCGAGCCAGCTGGCGGTGGAGCGCGCCCTGCCCTCCATCTATCGCGGCAAGCGGGTGGTCATCGCCGGAGATGAGAAGCAATTGCGGCCTTTCGATCTGTTCCGCAGCAAGGATGAGGACGAACAGCTGGATGAGGTGACCGAGGCGGAAAGCCTCCTGGTGCTCAGCATGCGCATCTTCACCCCCCGCTACCTCAGTTGGCACTACCGCTCCCGCTACCAGGAGTTGATCGACTTCTCCAACCATGCCTTCTACGACGGCAATCTGGAGATCGCCGCGAACGTGCAGAGGACCTTCCCTTCGCCACCGATCGAGTTCGTTCGCGTCCCCGGCGTCTGGGACGAGAGGACCAATCGAGCGGAGGCGAAGAAGATCGTGGATGTCATGGCCACGCTGCTGCAGGATGGCGAGCGGAAGGGAAAGCTCCCCTCCATCGGCGTCATCACTTTCAACGAGCCGCAGCGGGACCTCATCGAGGATCTTGTGGATGAAAGGCGGTCTAAAAGTCAGGATTTCGAGCGCTTGTACTCGGCGGCCACGTCGAGCGAGCGCAATCTGGACGACCGACCGTTCGTAAAGAACATCGAGAACGTACAGGGAGACGAGCGGGACATAATCGTCTTCTCCGTGGGTTACGCACCGGATGCTCAAGGCCAGTTCCGAGTGCAGTTCGGCTCTCTGAACCAGGAAGGGGGCGAGAACCGGCTGAACGTGGCCGTGACCCGGGCCAGGGAGCGAGTGATCATGGTCGCTTCCTTCGACCCGTCCTCATTGCCGGTGGAGGGAGTGAAGAACCTCGGCCCCAAGCGATTGAAGGAGTACCTCTGCTATGCCCAGGCCGTCTCCGAGGCCAGGCACCAAGAGGTACAGGAGCTGCTCGCCCGCCTGGACAGCGCGCCCCGCTCCATTCAGGAGGCGATGGTGTTCTCGGACCTGGAGAAGCCTCTGGAGATGCAGGTGAAGGAGGCCCTGGAGGCCAGAGGGCACCGGGTGGACGAACGGGTGGGCTTCAGCGGCTATCGCATCGATCTGGCGGTGGTGGACCCGGCGGATGAATCGCGGTACATTCTGGGGATCGAGTGCGATGGAGCCACCTTCCATTCCGCCCGATCGGCAAGGGAGAGGGATGTGGTGCGGCAGCGCTTCCTGGAGGAGAGAGGTTGGAACATCGACCGCATATGGAGTCGCAACTGGTGGCGCAACCGGAATGCGGAGCTAGACCGATTGGAGGCGCGCATCGGGGCCCTTTCCGGTGAGCGTGCTCGATCGACGAAGGACAAAGGAGAGGTGCGCATCGGCTCGCTGGAACGGCAAAGCAAGGATCTGCTGGCGGAGACGAAGCAGCCGGAGGACCGACGAGACCGACCGCCGGAATCACTAGCTGACGAACTGCCGGGAGAGGACATCTCCCCAGGAAAGGACGACCGGTCCATGAAGTTCATCTTCTACACCCAACTGCAGGCCGCCAACTCCAAGATCGCGGTCCAGGCGGCGGAATCCCTGCTCGATTGGGCGGAGGAGGCGGGGACGAAGCTATGGTGGCGCGAGTTCCACGGCGTCACCACCGTCACCCCCTATTTCAAGCATAAGGACACGGCGCATTGGTTCTTCTCCATCCGGGCGGACGGGAACGTGGACCTTCACTTCCAGTATCTCAAGTCGCCGTTCGAATCTAGGGAGAAGAAATTGGAACTGCTACGCCGCCTGAACAAGTTCTCCGAACTGGACATTCCCGAAGAATACCACAACAAGGTGCGGGCGGTGCGCCTGCAACGGCTGGCCAAGGAAGGTTCGATAGGTGGCTTCCTCAAGGTCATGGAATGGTACATGAACGAGGTCAAGCGCTCCTAG
- the purQ gene encoding phosphoribosylformylglycinamidine synthase subunit PurQ, with the protein MKKRDVKVCVLRIEGTNCEEETTSAFRQVGAIPEKVHLKQLIHSCPKEMRRELNDYDILALPGGFSAGDYVRAGAIFAARMRSSLSKDIRSFVDAGRPVIGICNGFQILVELGLLPAFGTNMSAQPQAALYTNSSGRFECIPTLLKHENRGSCVFTSSLPKGKVVMFPSAHAEGKLMFEQAKEMKMVEELEKEDMVVFRYVDPNGNYAGYPWTPNGSISSIAGVCNPAGNVMGLMPHPERVFHRYTHPDWTRSGLDPSGEGDGKAIFQSAVEHVLKKRP; encoded by the coding sequence GTGAAGAAGAGGGATGTCAAGGTGTGCGTGCTGCGGATCGAAGGCACCAATTGCGAAGAGGAGACCACATCCGCTTTCCGACAGGTCGGCGCCATTCCGGAGAAAGTGCACCTGAAGCAGCTGATCCATTCCTGCCCGAAGGAGATGCGACGGGAGCTGAACGACTACGACATTCTCGCTCTGCCAGGGGGATTCTCGGCCGGAGACTACGTCCGGGCGGGGGCCATCTTCGCCGCCCGTATGCGATCCTCGCTGAGCAAGGACATCCGGTCCTTCGTTGATGCGGGAAGGCCGGTCATAGGGATATGCAACGGATTCCAGATACTGGTGGAGCTGGGCCTTCTTCCTGCGTTCGGTACCAACATGAGCGCGCAACCTCAGGCCGCGCTGTACACCAATTCCTCGGGGCGATTCGAATGCATTCCCACGCTGCTCAAGCACGAGAACCGAGGGTCCTGCGTGTTCACCTCCTCCCTGCCCAAAGGCAAGGTGGTCATGTTTCCCAGCGCCCATGCCGAGGGCAAGTTGATGTTCGAACAGGCCAAGGAAATGAAAATGGTGGAGGAACTGGAGAAGGAGGATATGGTGGTCTTCCGCTACGTCGACCCGAACGGCAACTACGCCGGCTATCCTTGGACTCCCAACGGCTCGATATCGAGCATTGCGGGTGTCTGCAATCCCGCGGGGAACGTCATGGGCCTCATGCCGCACCCGGAGAGGGTGTTCCACCGCTACACCCATCCCGACTGGACTCGCTCCGGCCTTGACCCATCCGGAGAGGGCGATGGCAAGGCCATCTTCCAATCGGCCGTGGAGCATGTTCTGAAGAAGAGGCCTTGA
- the purS gene encoding phosphoribosylformylglycinamidine synthase subunit PurS: MVTAEIWIELKPGVADPEGQNTKKALELLGFRGIGGVRTVKVFEVVLDATPEEARKEAEEMCRKLLANPVIQKFNIHVR; encoded by the coding sequence ATGGTGACGGCGGAGATTTGGATCGAACTGAAGCCAGGGGTGGCGGACCCAGAGGGCCAGAACACCAAGAAGGCCCTGGAGCTGCTGGGCTTCAGGGGGATAGGGGGCGTGCGGACGGTCAAGGTCTTCGAGGTAGTGCTCGACGCCACGCCCGAGGAAGCCCGCAAAGAGGCGGAAGAGATGTGCCGCAAGCTGCTGGCCAATCCGGTGATCCAGAAGTTCAACATTCACGTCAGGTGA
- a CDS encoding tRNA (adenine-N1)-methyltransferase, producing the protein MREGDLIYLLDEKGKRHFIQLVKGMVKVPGLGVIDCSRLLSSTDGERVIVAGREFVLLTPRAPEFMESLDIGAQVIMPKDAATIAFRLGIECGDVVVEAGVGSGSLTTALLSAVGPTGMVISIEIREDHASKARKNVERTGKSDRWQLHIGDARQVELEASANALVMDLPAPWEALENLGRYLNPGGRVCAYVPNVNQMEEAVKALRSHGYVEIEALENLQRTMEVHEGGVRPSFEMLGHTGYLIFGRKTAPRPAKG; encoded by the coding sequence ATGCGCGAAGGCGACCTCATCTATCTCCTGGACGAAAAGGGCAAGAGGCACTTCATCCAGCTAGTCAAGGGCATGGTCAAAGTCCCGGGACTGGGGGTCATCGATTGCTCCCGACTTCTTTCCTCGACGGATGGGGAAAGGGTGATCGTGGCCGGAAGGGAGTTCGTCCTCCTCACGCCCAGAGCACCGGAGTTCATGGAATCGCTGGACATAGGGGCGCAGGTCATCATGCCCAAGGACGCGGCCACAATCGCGTTCCGCCTGGGCATCGAATGCGGGGACGTGGTGGTGGAGGCCGGTGTCGGTTCAGGTTCGCTGACCACCGCGCTCCTGTCGGCCGTCGGTCCAACGGGCATGGTCATATCCATCGAGATACGGGAGGACCATGCCTCCAAGGCGCGAAAGAACGTGGAGCGGACCGGAAAGAGCGACCGCTGGCAGCTGCACATCGGAGATGCGCGCCAGGTCGAACTGGAAGCGAGCGCCAATGCCCTGGTCATGGACCTGCCCGCGCCTTGGGAAGCCTTGGAGAATCTGGGACGGTATCTGAACCCGGGCGGAAGGGTGTGCGCCTATGTGCCCAACGTGAACCAAATGGAGGAAGCGGTCAAGGCGCTTCGCTCCCATGGCTATGTGGAGATCGAGGCGCTGGAGAATCTGCAACGCACCATGGAGGTGCACGAAGGCGGCGTCCGCCCTTCTTTCGAGATGCTCGGACATACTGGCTATCTCATCTTCGGTCGCAAGACAGCACCGCGTCCGGCTAAGGGATAA
- a CDS encoding DUF120 domain-containing protein has protein sequence MAQDTDDKLVLALRKIALLGGMHDYVSISSRELGDMLRVSQQSASKRILEMLNEGWISRDLGARKQRIKLTERGIEALRQEYSEYQRIFEPRDHLIIKGSVVTGMGEGQYYVTQEGYQEQFLHRLGFRPFEGTLNVRVVPTDLYKLDIIRRGVGILVHGFERNGRTFGDVVCHRANFQNLECAVVVPSRSHYEDIIEVLCKYHLRRTLSLKDGDQVEVRISMA, from the coding sequence TTGGCGCAGGACACCGACGACAAGCTCGTATTGGCGCTGCGGAAGATCGCGCTCTTGGGGGGCATGCACGACTACGTGTCCATATCCTCCCGCGAGCTGGGCGACATGCTCAGGGTAAGCCAGCAATCGGCCTCCAAGCGCATCCTAGAGATGCTCAACGAAGGCTGGATCAGCCGGGACTTGGGAGCCCGCAAGCAGCGCATCAAGCTTACGGAGAGAGGCATCGAGGCCCTGAGGCAGGAGTATTCCGAGTATCAGCGCATCTTTGAACCGAGGGACCACCTGATCATCAAGGGCTCTGTGGTCACAGGCATGGGCGAGGGACAGTACTACGTCACCCAGGAAGGGTACCAGGAGCAGTTCCTGCATCGTCTGGGCTTCCGGCCGTTCGAGGGGACTCTGAACGTCCGTGTCGTTCCCACGGACCTGTACAAGTTGGATATCATCAGGAGGGGCGTGGGCATCCTGGTCCACGGTTTCGAACGGAACGGCAGGACCTTCGGGGACGTGGTCTGCCACCGAGCCAACTTCCAGAACCTGGAGTGCGCGGTGGTCGTGCCCAGCCGCTCGCATTACGAGGATATCATCGAGGTATTGTGCAAGTACCATCTCCGTCGCACCTTGAGCCTGAAGGACGGTGACCAGGTGGAAGTCCGAATATCCATGGCCTGA
- a CDS encoding NAAT family transporter, whose protein sequence is MSLEFAITTFAAVFAIVNPIGNIPFFVAVTEGYPKEIKRRVIVKICLVVIAVLAGFGLFGRYIFMVYGITIPAFKIAGGLLLFTIAFSMLQGQKSKTKITDEDQEDMMAKEEIGIVPLGIPLFAGPGAITTVMIAISYSAQSGDTLDFIWVFVAIFATAFLSYVLLVYSEGIFSRMGRSGAMAFSRVMGLLLAAVAIEFILSGTLQVISDFIQAGYLA, encoded by the coding sequence ATGAGCCTGGAGTTCGCCATCACCACCTTCGCTGCGGTGTTCGCCATCGTCAATCCCATCGGGAACATCCCGTTCTTCGTCGCTGTCACCGAAGGCTATCCCAAGGAGATCAAGCGTCGGGTCATAGTCAAGATCTGTCTGGTGGTGATCGCGGTCCTGGCGGGGTTCGGTCTCTTCGGCCGGTACATCTTCATGGTCTACGGCATCACCATTCCGGCGTTCAAGATCGCAGGTGGCCTGCTACTCTTCACCATCGCCTTCTCCATGCTGCAGGGCCAGAAGTCCAAAACCAAGATCACCGATGAGGACCAGGAGGACATGATGGCCAAGGAGGAGATCGGAATAGTACCGTTGGGCATCCCCCTTTTCGCCGGTCCGGGGGCGATCACCACCGTGATGATCGCCATCTCTTACTCCGCCCAGTCAGGCGACACCCTGGATTTCATATGGGTGTTCGTAGCCATCTTCGCCACCGCCTTCCTCAGCTACGTGCTCTTGGTCTACTCGGAGGGCATCTTCAGCCGCATGGGAAGGAGCGGTGCCATGGCCTTCTCCAGGGTCATGGGTCTTCTGCTGGCGGCCGTGGCGATCGAATTCATCCTCAGCGGGACGCTCCAGGTGATTTCGGACTTCATTCAGGCTGGATATCTGGCCTGA